In Papaver somniferum cultivar HN1 chromosome 1, ASM357369v1, whole genome shotgun sequence, a genomic segment contains:
- the LOC113314388 gene encoding (RS)-norcoclaurine 6-O-methyltransferase-like: METVSKIDQQNQAKIWKQIYGFAESLVLKCAVQLEIAETLHNNVKPMSLSELALKIPVAQPVNEDRLFRIMRYLVHMELFKIDTTTQKYSLAPPAKYLLRGWEKSMVDSILCINDKDFLAPWHHLGDGLTGNCDAFEKALGKSIWVYMSENPEKNQLFNAAMACDTRLVTSALANECKSIFSDGISTLVDVGGGTGTAVKAISKAFPDIKCTIYDLPHVIADSPEIPNITKISGDMFKSIPSADAIFMKCILHDWNDDECIQILKRCKEALSKDGKVIILDVVIDMDSTHPYAKIRLTLDLDMMLNTGGKERTKEEWKILFDAAGFASHKITQISAVQSVIEAYPY, encoded by the exons ATGGAAACAGTAAGCAAGATTGATCAACAAAACCAAGCAAAAATCTGGAAACAAATTTACGGTTTTGCAGAATCACTAGTTCTGAAATGTGCAGTTCAGTTAGAGATTGCTGAAACACTTCACAACAATGTCAAACCCATGTCGTTATCCGAATTAGCATTGAAAATTCCCGTTGCTCAGCCCGTTAACGAAGACCGTCTGTTCCGAATCATGCGTTACTTGGTTCACATGGAGCTCTTCAAAATAGATACTACCACGCAGAAATACTCATTAGCTCCACCAGCCAAGTATTTGTTAAGAGGGTGGGAGAAATCAATGGTTGATTCAATTTTATGCATAAATGACAAGGATTTCTTAGCTCCGTGGCATCATTTAGGTGACGGTTTAACCGGTAACTGTGACGCTTTTGAGAAAGCGTTGGGGAAGAGTATTTGGGTTTACATGAGTGAAAATCCTGAAAAGAATCAATTGTTTAATGCGGCAATGGCTTGTGATACTAGATTGGTTACTTCTGCATTGGCTAATGAGTGCAAAAGTATTTTCAGTGATGGAATCAGTACATTAGTCGATGTCGGCGGAGGTACCGGTACTGCAGTGAAAGCCATATCTAAAGCATTTCCGGATATTAAGTGCACTATCTATGACCTTCCTCATGTCATAGCTGATTCTCCTGAAATTCCCAATATTACTAAAATTTCTGGAGATATGTTCAAGTCTATTCCTAGTGCTGATGCCATCTTCATGAAG TGCATACTTCACGACTGGAACGACGATGAATGCATTCAAATCTTGAAGAGATGCAAAGAAGCATTATCAAAAGATGGCAAAGTTATTATCCTGGATGTCGTGATAGACATGGATTCAACTCATCCATATGCAAAAATTAGACTCACGCTGGATTTGGATATGATGCTTAACACTGGTGGAAAAGAGAGAACCAAAGAAGAATGGAAGATACTTTTTGATGCCGCTGGTTTTGCTAGCCACAAAATCACTCAGATATCTGCTGTCCAATCTGTAATTGAGGCTTACCCTTATTAA